Genomic window (Flavobacterium oreochromis):
GTGTAAATACCTGTTTGATTTACAGAGATAGATTCTGTATTAAAAGGAAGTAAAAGACCGTCTTTTGACCATTCATAAGAAAAATCTTGTTGATTACTTCCTGTTAAAAGACCTGATCGTAAAATAACATTGAAATTAGGATCATCTGTACAGGTGTAAGTATTTGAAAGACCTGAACTATTTGTATCAATATTTGGTTTCGGTTCTACTTTTAATTCAAATGATACAGGTGCACCTAAGCAAGTTTTAGTAATTTTATTTTCTACTCGAACCCATATTTTATCACTTCCTTTTAGTATGTTTCTATATTTACTAAAATTAGTTTTTTCAATAGCTAATGATTTACCGTTTGAATATTGTTGATAATAATCGTTTTCATTTTTATAGAATAGAACGTCTATATCTGGATTGTTGAATTGAGATGATATACCATTGTAATTTTTAGATAAATCAAATGTAGTTATTCCGTCATAATCATTATTATTTGCATCTACATAATCATCACATTGTGTAATAATAGTTTCAGGTATGGTAAAAGGTGCTTGTGCAGTTGATATATAAATTTCAAAAGGAATTATATTAAAACAATTATTAGAGTTACGGACTCTAGCCCAAATAATTTCTAATGATTGAGTTTTATTTGTATAAGTTTCATAATTCTTTATTTGATCATTTATATTATTAGTAAATGCACCTGCTTGTGTATGAAAATAACTGAAGGTTTCATTTATGTAGTTATCAGAAATGAAGCTTTGAATTTTATCTAAATTAAATTGTGCGATTCCATTCGTAGAAGCAGTACATTGAATTAATCTTTGATTGTTTTTTAATGTAGGAAGAGGGTATATTAAGAGTCCTGTATTACTTGAAAAAAGATTACAAGCATTTCCAGAACTATTTAATTGAACTCTAAATAAATGATTTGTCATTGTATTTGATAAATTTTTTATTTCAAGTTCATTAGTGTTTACTCCTGAATAATTTCCAGTATTTGATAAATTATTCCAAGTTATACCATTATCTGTAGAAATTTGCCATTGGAATTTATCAGCATTTGAGGCTATAGAAATTTTAGTACTTTCTAGAGTGCATCCTTTTCCTGATTTTGGTTGATCAGTTATGATTATTGAGCTAAATTGTAGGTAAATAGGATTAGGTTTTGTATAACCTAAATAACCTAGAACTTTACCTTTATTGTCTACTTGTGGAGGTGTAATATCACCAAGTATACCATCTGTATTGGTATCCATAAATCCTGCTTCTTTTACATCAAAACATTGGTCAGCATCAGAGTCTAAGTCTCGATAATTACCAATACCATCATGATCAAAATCCGTAAAATTTTCTTCTGAATCAAGGATTCCATCATTATCAGAATCTAAATCAAGGTAATCAGGAATTCCATCTTTATCATTATCAAAAGGAGTTAATCCAGGTTCAAAAGCATCATCTAAACCATTATTGTTAGTATCTGTATTTGAGATCGTAATAGGCGTATTGTTTTGTGCTTCTATTAGATCATTTATACCATCGTTGTCACTATCAATATCTTCTTTATCGGGAATTGTATCTCCATCAGAATCTTTTGATACACAAGAAGCGAGTATGTTAAGACTTGATTTAGCTACAATTGTATCAGATAGGTTTTTGTGTTTAATTTTTAATTCATTAATGTTTTTTCCTGCTATTTTAAAAGTTCCTAATCCTGATTGTAAAGGAGTGTTACCATTACGTCTAAAACGAATTTCAAATGAAGAAAATTGTTTTACACCATTTTCATAGATACCATCAAAATTAGTGTCAATTAATATTTGATTATCAGGATTTAAGACTGTTAAAGTTCTGTTGATATCACTATTAATTATGTATTCTGTTTCACCGTTTAAATATTCACTAGCTGTAATATTGTTAGGATAATTTATTTCAATACTAGTAGGTTGGTTAAATTGAATATGGTAATTTACACTATTTTGTTTTCCTTTTTCTACTTCTGTAATAATATTTCCATTAGGATTACCTATAAAAGGAGTAGAGGTTCTACTACCATCAATAATGGTTTGAGTTGTATAATTTGTTAGACTAAAAGGGATTGTACCAGCATTAACGCTTGTGTTGATTACTTGGTTACCAAAAGATTCTATACAATTTAAAATACCATCATTATCTAAATCAACATCAATGTTGTCGTTTATTAATCCATTATTGTTGTCAGGGCAGTTACTAACAGGTATAATATCAGATTCTAATGGAGCAAAAACTCCACAGCTAGAAATACCCGCTCTTACCTTATAATATCCTGGTTTAGTTGGTATGTAAGTATTTGTATTAGCACCTAAAATAGGACCATCTTGATTGTACCACTGAAATGTGTCAAAAGAAGAAGCGGTACTTATTTCAAGTCTAATATTAGGAATACAATTATTTCCAGATTCAGATATTTTGTTTAGCGCAATTTCAGGTTTAAAAGTAAAACCAGAATAATATCCTCCAAATGTAGCAGCACCGTTATCACCATAAGCAGCTGTATATAATTCTCCTGTTGAAAAAATTCCAACATTACCAGTTAAACCTTTTATTGTATAAGTAACATAATTTGAATTTCCATTAACTGGATAAGGTCCGTTTATTTCACTATTAGGAAGATTTTTTATATCATAATCAATGCCATTTATATTAAAAGTTAAAGTAGCCCCTGCTTTTGTTACAATAGTTATGCGTCCATTAAATGTATTATATCCTAATTTGTTAATGAATGGTATATTATTTATATTGTTAGGTGTTTGGCAGCTTAAGGGAGGAACAAAAAACATCTCTTGATTTGCATAATCTTTACTTCCTCCATAGTTATAATTTTGTAAAGAACCTACAGATTGGTATGCAAAAATATTTTTAGTTGATTTTATATATAAATTACCATTTGAAGTAAACTGAGAACCATCTAATGTTATATATTCGCCTGCTTTTAATATGTAGTCAGGGTTATTCTTGTCATTTAAAAAAATTTCAGTATTGTCTTTATGGGCAATTAATAATATTCTTTCTGCAAGATCCCATCCATCACTTTTTATAAAAATATATTCAGTAGAGTTGGGTATTGTTCCATTAATCATTTCAGGAGCAATTTTATTAATTGTTTCAGCTGAAACAATTTGATCAAATCCCATATCTAAATTGTTAGAGTCTCCGTTAGAACCTGCAAATGAACCACTATTAACTGCAATTGGTTTATCAGCAGATATTAAGGTACCAATAAGAGCGTCGCGAGGTTGGGTTTTAGATCCTTGTAGTGCTATAACGAAGCTTTCACCGCTATTTAATATTACATCACTAGGAGTATTACCTTCATTATTGTTGATTAAATTTGTATTTGGTTTTATATTACTAAATTTAACTCTTGTATTGTTTTCAGTAGCAAGAATAGATGCGAAAGTATAATGAGAATTATCATATACAGGAATATGATCATTTAAAAATGCGCCTAGTCTAAACTCTTTACCTAATGCTGCTATTCCTTTGGAAACTAGTGAGCTAGCATGAAAAGTGTTTTCAGATCGTATTCTTATAGAAACAGCAACTAAATCTTGCGCTTCTATAATATATCCTTTATTTTTTAGAACTTTGTGTACATTAAAATTGTCTACATGAACCTGTGTATTGTTATATTTTCCTATTTTGTGAGTATAAGGAGAATCTCGGGTAACAGTTCCTGTTATAGTGTTGCGACCTA
Coding sequences:
- a CDS encoding T9SS type B sorting domain-containing protein; its protein translation is MKARLLILFQLIACAVNAQFSKTHYLPPVSSGEIVAGDQYLYISTPSKSPVSFTITELGRNTITGTVTRDSPYTHKIGKYNNTQVHVDNFNVHKVLKNKGYIIEAQDLVAVSIRIRSENTFHASSLVSKGIAALGKEFRLGAFLNDHIPVYDNSHYTFASILATENNTRVKFSNIKPNTNLINNNEGNTPSDVILNSGESFVIALQGSKTQPRDALIGTLISADKPIAVNSGSFAGSNGDSNNLDMGFDQIVSAETINKIAPEMINGTIPNSTEYIFIKSDGWDLAERILLIAHKDNTEIFLNDKNNPDYILKAGEYITLDGSQFTSNGNLYIKSTKNIFAYQSVGSLQNYNYGGSKDYANQEMFFVPPLSCQTPNNINNIPFINKLGYNTFNGRITIVTKAGATLTFNINGIDYDIKNLPNSEINGPYPVNGNSNYVTYTIKGLTGNVGIFSTGELYTAAYGDNGAATFGGYYSGFTFKPEIALNKISESGNNCIPNIRLEISTASSFDTFQWYNQDGPILGANTNTYIPTKPGYYKVRAGISSCGVFAPLESDIIPVSNCPDNNNGLINDNIDVDLDNDGILNCIESFGNQVINTSVNAGTIPFSLTNYTTQTIIDGSRTSTPFIGNPNGNIITEVEKGKQNSVNYHIQFNQPTSIEINYPNNITASEYLNGETEYIINSDINRTLTVLNPDNQILIDTNFDGIYENGVKQFSSFEIRFRRNGNTPLQSGLGTFKIAGKNINELKIKHKNLSDTIVAKSSLNILASCVSKDSDGDTIPDKEDIDSDNDGINDLIEAQNNTPITISNTDTNNNGLDDAFEPGLTPFDNDKDGIPDYLDLDSDNDGILDSEENFTDFDHDGIGNYRDLDSDADQCFDVKEAGFMDTNTDGILGDITPPQVDNKGKVLGYLGYTKPNPIYLQFSSIIITDQPKSGKGCTLESTKISIASNADKFQWQISTDNGITWNNLSNTGNYSGVNTNELEIKNLSNTMTNHLFRVQLNSSGNACNLFSSNTGLLIYPLPTLKNNQRLIQCTASTNGIAQFNLDKIQSFISDNYINETFSYFHTQAGAFTNNINDQIKNYETYTNKTQSLEIIWARVRNSNNCFNIIPFEIYISTAQAPFTIPETIITQCDDYVDANNNDYDGITTFDLSKNYNGISSQFNNPDIDVLFYKNENDYYQQYSNGKSLAIEKTNFSKYRNILKGSDKIWVRVENKITKTCLGAPVSFELKVEPKPNIDTNSSGLSNTYTCTDDPNFNVILRSGLLTGSNQQDFSYEWSKDGLLLPFNTESISVNQTGIYTVKVINKTPSACFSERTIKVMESNTAKLNGSPIIQDLVDNNSVTVTVSGNGEYVFALDDINSSTQKTGRFENLIPGMHRIYVIDLNGCKTLEIPFSILGFPAFFTPNGDGYNDYWNVIGADSIFNSDAKILIFDRFGKLLREISPLQPGWDGMYLGKPVPADDYWFTAQLKDGRISKGHFSIKR